One segment of Falco rusticolus isolate bFalRus1 chromosome 3, bFalRus1.pri, whole genome shotgun sequence DNA contains the following:
- the LOC119145511 gene encoding sphingomyelin phosphodiesterase 5-like isoform X1 yields MAPSTAGQGGRAGCTRAPTQERGDVVLPLNPLPSHPVPTNTPHMLLRESPFPSRVLVALARLARWLLTPSSWAVFSLLDLRQTTEERRQARLQRCGRCHSCTRQGLAGSVYVMLLLLSLPLAALGLLLWLPVQAVRRPFAYQYTAGTASVQPWDLRQRRTFTFLSANVCLMPSGLAKFSNLGQTPQRAVYIARHLTQVPPDPPSARAGLVKPRQGEVNSYGGTLSTPWQPPGSAAVVAVAAEPMPAVLSEHFPADADFICLQEVFDGRATTCLRQQLGSIFPHIVSEVGALGLWGRRLKLLNSGLFLASRYPLLAVRYHGFPNGAREDALAAKGLLVVQVLLGSVQGQRVVGYIGCTHLQAPAADAAIRDEQLTLGLHWLQLFREEQEQRGDVVAFDIFCGDLNFDNCSRGDELNQQHQLFKVYQDPCRRGPGQDAPWGIGTLLNYLKIYDEPVSTPEKLKRTLSQPSGRHQYLAGPILSSGEPDPAAPGPWQGRRLDYILYRPHHRDLPLQTEVAGFSVITQLATRSDHLPVVLRLNVAPATP; encoded by the exons GTCGTGCCGGCTGCACCAGAGCCCCCACGCAGGAGCGAGGGGACGTCGTGCTCCCCCTCaaccccctgcccagccacccaGTGCCCACCAACACCCCCCACATGCTGCTGCGGGagtcccccttccccagccggGTGCTGGTGGCCCTGGCCCGCCTGGCCCGGTGGCTGCtcacccccagctcctgggctgtCTTCAGCCTCCTTGACCTGCGGCAGACAACGGAGGAGCGGAGGCAGGCTCGGCTCCAGCGGTGTGGACGgtgccacagctgcaccaggcaggggctggccgGATCGGTGTATGTCATGCTGTTGCTGCTCTCGCtgcccctggctgccctggggctgctgctgtggctgcctgtgcaggcagTGCGGCGGCCTTTTGCCTACCAGTacacagcaggcacagcatcGGTGCAGCCGTGGGACCTTCGACAGCGCCGGACCTTCACCTTCCTCAGTGCCAATGTCTGCCTTATGCCCAGCGGCTTGGCCAAGTTCAGCAACCTGGGGCAGACGCCACAGCGTGCCGTCTACATCGCCCGCCACCTCACCCAGGTGCCACCGGACCCTCCCAGCGCCCGGGCTGGCCTAGTTAAGCCACGGCAAGGCGAGGTCAACAGTTACGGCGGGACCCTCTCCAccccctggcagccccctgGCAGCGCGGCAGTGGTGGCGGTGGCGGCAGAGCCCATGCCGGCGGTTTTGTCCGAGCATTTCCCAGCAGATGCTGACTTCATCTGCCTGCAGGAGGTTTTCGATGGCAGGGCCACCACGTGCCTGCGCCAGCAACTGGGCAGCATCTTCCCACACATAGTCTCTGAGGTGGGTGCCCTCGGGCTCTGGGGCCGTCGGCTGAAGCTGCTCAACAGCGGGCTCTTCCTGGCCAGCCGCTACCCGCTGCTGGCCGTGCGGTACCACGGCTTCCCCAATGGTGCCCGCGAGGATGCCCTGGCCGCCAAGGGGCTGCTGGTGGTCCAG gtgctgctgggctcGGTGCAGGGGCAGAGGGTCGTGGGTTACATCGGCTGCACCCACCTGCAGGCACCCGCAG ccGATGCCGCCATCCGGGATGAGCAGCTGACGCTGGGGCtgcactggctgcagctcttccgtgaggagcaggagcagcgcGGGGACGTGGTGGCCTTCGACATCTTCTGCGGGGACCTCAACTTCGACAACTGTTCCCGAG GTGACGAGCTtaaccagcagcaccagctcttcAAGGTTTACCAGGACCCCTGCCGCCGGGGGCCCGGGCAGGACGCACCCTGGGGCATAG GCACCCTGCTCAACTACCTGAAGATCTACGATGAGCCCGTGTCCACTCCGGAGAAGCTGAAGAG GACCCTCTCGCAGCCGTCAGGGCGGCACCAGTACCTGGCGGGCCCGATCCTCTCCAGCGGGGAGCCCGACCCGGCGGCCCCTGGCCCCTGGCAGGGCCGGCGCTTGGATTACATCCTCTACCGCCCGCACCACAGGGACCTGCCGCTGCAGACG gaggtggcagggtTCTCCGTCATCACCCAACTGGCCACCCGCTCCGACCACCTGCCCGTGGTCCTGCGGCTCAACGTGGCCCCTGCGACCCCCTGA
- the LOC119145511 gene encoding sphingomyelin phosphodiesterase 5-like isoform X2, translating to MLLRESPFPSRVLVALARLARWLLTPSSWAVFSLLDLRQTTEERRQARLQRCGRCHSCTRQGLAGSVYVMLLLLSLPLAALGLLLWLPVQAVRRPFAYQYTAGTASVQPWDLRQRRTFTFLSANVCLMPSGLAKFSNLGQTPQRAVYIARHLTQVPPDPPSARAGLVKPRQGEVNSYGGTLSTPWQPPGSAAVVAVAAEPMPAVLSEHFPADADFICLQEVFDGRATTCLRQQLGSIFPHIVSEVGALGLWGRRLKLLNSGLFLASRYPLLAVRYHGFPNGAREDALAAKGLLVVQVLLGSVQGQRVVGYIGCTHLQAPAADAAIRDEQLTLGLHWLQLFREEQEQRGDVVAFDIFCGDLNFDNCSRGDELNQQHQLFKVYQDPCRRGPGQDAPWGIGTLLNYLKIYDEPVSTPEKLKRTLSQPSGRHQYLAGPILSSGEPDPAAPGPWQGRRLDYILYRPHHRDLPLQTEVAGFSVITQLATRSDHLPVVLRLNVAPATP from the exons ATGCTGCTGCGGGagtcccccttccccagccggGTGCTGGTGGCCCTGGCCCGCCTGGCCCGGTGGCTGCtcacccccagctcctgggctgtCTTCAGCCTCCTTGACCTGCGGCAGACAACGGAGGAGCGGAGGCAGGCTCGGCTCCAGCGGTGTGGACGgtgccacagctgcaccaggcaggggctggccgGATCGGTGTATGTCATGCTGTTGCTGCTCTCGCtgcccctggctgccctggggctgctgctgtggctgcctgtgcaggcagTGCGGCGGCCTTTTGCCTACCAGTacacagcaggcacagcatcGGTGCAGCCGTGGGACCTTCGACAGCGCCGGACCTTCACCTTCCTCAGTGCCAATGTCTGCCTTATGCCCAGCGGCTTGGCCAAGTTCAGCAACCTGGGGCAGACGCCACAGCGTGCCGTCTACATCGCCCGCCACCTCACCCAGGTGCCACCGGACCCTCCCAGCGCCCGGGCTGGCCTAGTTAAGCCACGGCAAGGCGAGGTCAACAGTTACGGCGGGACCCTCTCCAccccctggcagccccctgGCAGCGCGGCAGTGGTGGCGGTGGCGGCAGAGCCCATGCCGGCGGTTTTGTCCGAGCATTTCCCAGCAGATGCTGACTTCATCTGCCTGCAGGAGGTTTTCGATGGCAGGGCCACCACGTGCCTGCGCCAGCAACTGGGCAGCATCTTCCCACACATAGTCTCTGAGGTGGGTGCCCTCGGGCTCTGGGGCCGTCGGCTGAAGCTGCTCAACAGCGGGCTCTTCCTGGCCAGCCGCTACCCGCTGCTGGCCGTGCGGTACCACGGCTTCCCCAATGGTGCCCGCGAGGATGCCCTGGCCGCCAAGGGGCTGCTGGTGGTCCAG gtgctgctgggctcGGTGCAGGGGCAGAGGGTCGTGGGTTACATCGGCTGCACCCACCTGCAGGCACCCGCAG ccGATGCCGCCATCCGGGATGAGCAGCTGACGCTGGGGCtgcactggctgcagctcttccgtgaggagcaggagcagcgcGGGGACGTGGTGGCCTTCGACATCTTCTGCGGGGACCTCAACTTCGACAACTGTTCCCGAG GTGACGAGCTtaaccagcagcaccagctcttcAAGGTTTACCAGGACCCCTGCCGCCGGGGGCCCGGGCAGGACGCACCCTGGGGCATAG GCACCCTGCTCAACTACCTGAAGATCTACGATGAGCCCGTGTCCACTCCGGAGAAGCTGAAGAG GACCCTCTCGCAGCCGTCAGGGCGGCACCAGTACCTGGCGGGCCCGATCCTCTCCAGCGGGGAGCCCGACCCGGCGGCCCCTGGCCCCTGGCAGGGCCGGCGCTTGGATTACATCCTCTACCGCCCGCACCACAGGGACCTGCCGCTGCAGACG gaggtggcagggtTCTCCGTCATCACCCAACTGGCCACCCGCTCCGACCACCTGCCCGTGGTCCTGCGGCTCAACGTGGCCCCTGCGACCCCCTGA